Proteins from a genomic interval of Caulobacter rhizosphaerae:
- a CDS encoding Lrp/AsnC family transcriptional regulator: MKLDRFDRQLLNLVQEDAGRTSEDLAQRVALSPSAVQRRLRKLKEAGVITRHTAVLEPRKVGRPTFFIVSLEIERDRPELLTQLRAWLAAQEHVQQAFYVTGEADFVLVVTAPDTETYDALMARLATENPNVRKFTTNVALGVVKRGLTIPVPLEEMD, translated from the coding sequence ATGAAACTCGACCGCTTCGATCGCCAGCTGCTGAACCTGGTCCAGGAGGATGCGGGTCGCACCTCCGAGGACCTAGCCCAGCGGGTGGCGCTGTCGCCTTCTGCCGTGCAGCGCCGCCTGCGCAAGCTGAAGGAAGCCGGCGTCATTACCCGCCACACGGCCGTGCTGGAACCGCGCAAGGTGGGGCGGCCGACCTTCTTCATCGTCTCGCTGGAGATCGAGCGCGACCGGCCCGAACTGCTGACCCAGCTGCGCGCCTGGCTGGCCGCCCAGGAGCACGTGCAGCAGGCCTTCTACGTGACCGGCGAGGCCGACTTCGTCCTGGTGGTCACCGCGCCCGACACCGAGACCTACGACGCCCTGATGGCCCGGCTGGCCACCGAGAACCCCAATGTGCGCAAGTTCACCACCAACGTGGCCCTGGGCGTGGTCAAGCGCGGACTGACGATTCCGGTGCCGCTGGAAGAGATGGACTAG
- a CDS encoding VOC family protein — MLDHLEIRTRRLDDCAAFYRQVLEPTGYRLVVDGPKKGFGSNGGRLDFWIVEGEPSVDVHYAFLAADRAAVDRAYARSGQHGGVRERAPAVLPQIHPHYYAGFAHDPDGRLIEFVSHVPV; from the coding sequence TTGCTCGATCACCTGGAAATCCGCACCCGCCGCCTGGACGACTGCGCAGCCTTCTACCGCCAGGTCCTGGAACCCACCGGCTATCGCCTGGTCGTCGACGGCCCCAAGAAGGGCTTCGGCTCGAACGGCGGGCGCCTCGATTTCTGGATCGTCGAGGGCGAGCCGTCGGTCGACGTGCACTACGCCTTCCTGGCCGCCGACCGCGCCGCCGTCGACCGGGCCTACGCCCGTTCCGGCCAGCATGGCGGCGTGCGGGAGCGCGCCCCGGCCGTGCTGCCGCAGATCCACCCGCACTACTATGCCGGCTTCGCCCACGACCCGGACGGGCGGCTGATCGAGTTCGTCAGCCACGTTCCGGTGTAG